A region of Allocoleopsis franciscana PCC 7113 DNA encodes the following proteins:
- a CDS encoding Uma2 family endonuclease produces MRASRQVLAELIQDLEQETLDNLEREERFITSEVSWQQYEALLLKLEDNSYYRITYLDGVLEILSPSRRHEGVKKRIATLLEVYFEETDTEYFPLGSTTLRRQEQRGGTEPDESYCIGTEKEFPDLAVEVVFTSGGVDKLAVYKKLGVTEVWFWEKGLFSLHCLRGDKYEFISKSELLPDLNVALLAEYVQHPNPLFAVKEFRKQLRG; encoded by the coding sequence ATGAGGGCAAGTAGACAAGTGCTAGCAGAACTTATCCAAGACTTAGAGCAGGAAACGCTGGACAATCTCGAAAGAGAGGAGCGGTTTATCACGAGCGAGGTGAGTTGGCAGCAGTATGAAGCGCTACTGCTCAAGCTAGAAGACAACTCCTACTATCGCATTACCTATCTCGATGGAGTGTTAGAAATCTTGTCACCAAGTCGCCGTCATGAAGGAGTTAAGAAACGCATTGCAACTTTGTTGGAAGTTTATTTTGAGGAAACTGACACAGAATATTTCCCGCTGGGTTCCACGACTTTACGCAGACAAGAGCAGCGGGGTGGCACGGAACCTGATGAAAGCTACTGCATTGGTACAGAAAAAGAGTTTCCTGATTTGGCTGTAGAAGTCGTTTTTACCAGTGGTGGAGTGGATAAGTTAGCTGTTTACAAAAAACTAGGGGTGACAGAGGTTTGGTTCTGGGAAAAGGGTCTATTTTCACTGCATTGTTTGCGGGGAGATAAATATGAATTTATCTCTAAGAGTGAGTTATTGCCCGATTTAAATGTAGCGCTGCTAGCCGAGTATGTGCAGCATCCCAATCCGCTTTTTGCCGTTAAAGAGTTTCGCAAACAACTTCGGGGGTAA
- the cobW gene encoding cobalamin biosynthesis protein CobW produces the protein MGAKIPVTVVTGFLGSGKTTLLRHLLQNNQGRRIAVVVNEFGEVGIDGELLRSCQVCDDEEETASNIVELTNGCLCCTVQEEFLPTMQELLKRREQIDCLLIETSGLALPKPLVQAFRWPEIRTGATVDGVITVVDCEAIASGTLVGDFDALQAQREADPNLEHETPIEELFEDQLACADLVLLTKSDRVDAETQSKVQEWLRQQLPQGVKVVPCRNGEINPDLLLGFNAAVEDNLDSRPSHHDTEEEHEHDDDINSVHVILDQSFEPNVLTAKLKQLVQEQEIYRIKGFVAVPNKPMRMVVQGVGDRLEHFFDRPWQVTEQRQTRLVLIGCALDRAKIEEVLCAG, from the coding sequence ATGGGTGCCAAAATTCCCGTTACGGTTGTCACTGGCTTTCTAGGGAGTGGCAAAACCACCTTGCTGCGCCACTTACTCCAAAACAACCAAGGACGACGGATTGCTGTGGTTGTCAATGAGTTCGGCGAAGTGGGGATTGATGGAGAACTCTTGCGTTCTTGTCAAGTATGCGACGACGAAGAAGAGACAGCTAGCAACATTGTAGAATTAACCAATGGCTGCTTGTGTTGCACGGTTCAAGAAGAGTTTCTCCCCACGATGCAAGAACTCTTGAAGCGTCGTGAACAAATTGACTGTTTGTTGATTGAGACTTCTGGGTTAGCCTTGCCTAAGCCTTTGGTTCAAGCATTCCGCTGGCCTGAGATTCGCACGGGTGCTACGGTAGACGGTGTTATTACCGTTGTAGATTGTGAAGCGATCGCATCGGGTACTCTGGTGGGTGACTTCGATGCCTTACAAGCACAACGTGAGGCTGACCCTAATTTAGAGCATGAAACGCCGATTGAGGAACTGTTTGAAGACCAGTTAGCTTGTGCAGATTTGGTGTTGCTGACAAAAAGCGATCGCGTGGATGCCGAGACTCAAAGCAAGGTACAGGAATGGTTGCGGCAACAGTTGCCTCAAGGGGTGAAGGTGGTTCCGTGCCGTAATGGTGAGATTAACCCTGACCTATTGCTAGGATTCAATGCGGCGGTAGAAGATAACTTAGACTCGCGTCCCAGCCACCACGACACGGAGGAAGAACATGAGCATGATGATGATATTAATTCAGTTCACGTCATTTTAGACCAATCCTTTGAGCCAAATGTGCTAACTGCAAAGTTGAAACAGTTGGTGCAAGAGCAAGAAATTTACCGAATTAAAGGGTTTGTGGCGGTTCCCAATAAGCCGATGCGGATGGTGGTGCAAGGAGTCGGCGATCGCTTGGAGCATTTCTTTGACCGTCCTTGGCAAGTCACAGAACAACGTCAGACTCGTTTGGTATTGATTGGCTGTGCACTGGATCGGGCAAAAATTGAAGAGGTTTTGTGTGCTGGTTAA
- a CDS encoding DUF4114 domain-containing protein: protein MHEDFAGNTLGTARSLEITPHLQSFTDSLSPLNSADYYSFTVGSSSSLSLSLSGLSADAELELLDSQGKVLHSSVLPGTELESLLATLDAGQYYIKVYSGSEITTDYNLSFSATPSQDAKSLQQQDSLTGFGNPSVKTGVFTVGSSGQVSLDYLFDGGLYQGELAIFSLEGMEQYETDLNEFIAEAARRALSGSELGHIVISDAIEGARFQGALPWEDNYNSGDYLGVNTFSMRPGDTFGVMLVPNGRVQEVFGNPAADGAIRPLFSLSTRNPNDAFHLGQIADVTGDGNTFVMEDLRMDGCSTSDKDYNDVIFQVRGATGSAVKLDDVIDPAYDWRNTDLGQALINYATPYVNLPTGSDSAVLPTVDSEGVVPPLTEVDGVWTPVDGVTPENSLPVTSQPLVTLPVDSDFDPMVTQPGGSEPIQFDFPVANQPLIGVIDTGFSGNNPDIDYSRIILGSDRIDNDDNPLLQPEEGSEHGTHVLAEVPL, encoded by the coding sequence ATGCACGAAGATTTTGCTGGCAACACGTTAGGAACAGCTAGAAGTCTGGAGATTACGCCCCATCTCCAAAGTTTTACTGATTCACTAAGTCCACTTAATTCTGCGGATTACTACAGCTTCACAGTGGGAAGTAGCAGCAGTTTGAGTCTTTCCTTGAGTGGATTAAGTGCTGATGCAGAGTTAGAGTTGCTCGATAGTCAAGGTAAGGTGTTGCACAGCTCAGTCTTACCAGGCACGGAGTTGGAATCTCTCTTGGCAACGCTTGATGCTGGGCAATATTACATCAAAGTTTATTCGGGTAGCGAAATAACCACGGACTACAATTTGAGTTTCTCGGCTACTCCCAGTCAAGATGCTAAATCTCTACAACAGCAAGATTCCCTAACAGGATTTGGCAACCCCAGTGTCAAAACTGGGGTTTTTACTGTAGGTTCTAGTGGTCAAGTGAGCCTTGATTACTTGTTTGATGGGGGTTTGTATCAAGGTGAGCTCGCCATCTTCAGTCTGGAGGGGATGGAGCAATATGAAACAGACTTAAATGAGTTTATTGCAGAAGCTGCTCGTCGGGCGTTGAGTGGTTCTGAGTTGGGTCATATTGTAATTTCTGACGCCATAGAGGGAGCTAGGTTCCAGGGGGCTTTGCCTTGGGAAGACAACTATAACTCTGGGGACTATCTGGGTGTAAATACGTTTTCGATGCGTCCGGGTGACACGTTTGGGGTAATGCTTGTCCCGAATGGCAGGGTGCAGGAAGTGTTCGGCAATCCTGCTGCTGATGGGGCAATCCGTCCGTTGTTCTCGCTTTCAACAAGGAACCCTAATGATGCTTTCCATTTAGGGCAAATTGCGGATGTCACAGGGGACGGCAATACCTTCGTGATGGAAGATTTACGGATGGATGGTTGCTCCACTTCAGACAAAGATTACAACGACGTTATCTTCCAGGTGAGGGGGGCGACTGGTTCAGCCGTGAAGCTGGATGATGTGATCGACCCTGCTTATGATTGGCGAAATACAGATTTGGGTCAAGCGTTAATCAATTACGCTACTCCTTACGTTAATCTGCCAACAGGTTCTGATTCAGCCGTTCTACCGACAGTAGATTCAGAGGGAGTAGTTCCCCCACTCACAGAAGTAGACGGAGTTTGGACTCCGGTAGATGGGGTTACTCCAGAGAACAGCTTACCTGTTACGTCTCAACCGCTTGTCACACTGCCAGTTGATTCAGATTTTGACCCAATGGTGACGCAGCCAGGGGGTTCTGAGCCGATTCAGTTTGACTTTCCTGTAGCGAATCAGCCTCTAATTGGTGTCATTGATACGGGGTTTAGTGGGAATAATCCTGATATTGACTATAGCCGGATTATTTTAGGAAGCGATCGCATTGACAATGACGATAACCCACTGCTGCAACCGGAAGAAGGCAGTGAGCATGGTACTCATGTTTTAGCGGAAGTTCCCCTTTGA
- the argB gene encoding acetylglutamate kinase — MSHDSNYIRQAEATRVRVLSEALPYIQQFTGRTVVVKYGGAAMKDSSLKDKVIRDVVFLSCVGLRPVVVHGGGPEINSWLGKLGIEPQFKNGLRVTDAATMDVVEMVLVGRVNKELVSLINRAGGKAVGLCGKDANLIKARPEGREGIGFVGEVSSVDIKLLESLVNSGYIPVVSSVAADDTGQAYNINADTVAGEIAAALGAEKLILLTDTSGILKDYKDPSTLIAKLDIQEARALIDTGIVAGGMIPKVTCCVRSLAQGVRAAHIIDGRIPHALLLEIFTDEGIGSMIVASEFMRTAVSFSSQSES, encoded by the coding sequence ATGAGTCACGATAGCAATTACATTAGGCAAGCTGAAGCTACCCGTGTGCGGGTGCTGAGTGAAGCACTACCCTACATCCAACAATTTACGGGTCGAACCGTCGTCGTCAAGTACGGGGGTGCGGCAATGAAAGACAGTTCCCTTAAAGACAAAGTGATCCGCGATGTCGTCTTTCTATCCTGCGTCGGTTTGCGACCGGTCGTCGTTCACGGAGGGGGGCCAGAAATTAATAGTTGGTTAGGGAAGCTGGGTATTGAGCCACAATTTAAAAATGGTCTGCGTGTGACCGATGCCGCCACGATGGATGTGGTGGAGATGGTATTAGTGGGTCGGGTGAATAAAGAACTCGTTTCTCTAATTAACCGTGCCGGTGGTAAAGCTGTGGGGCTTTGTGGCAAAGATGCAAATCTAATCAAAGCTCGTCCTGAAGGTCGAGAGGGCATTGGCTTTGTTGGGGAAGTTAGCAGTGTAGATATTAAGCTTTTAGAGTCTTTGGTGAATAGCGGCTACATTCCAGTCGTGTCGAGTGTTGCCGCAGATGATACCGGTCAAGCTTACAATATCAATGCTGATACCGTTGCAGGTGAAATCGCTGCCGCTTTGGGGGCAGAAAAGTTGATTTTACTCACCGATACTTCGGGAATTTTAAAGGATTACAAAGACCCCTCCACCCTGATTGCCAAGCTGGATATTCAAGAAGCGCGTGCCTTGATTGACACGGGTATTGTTGCCGGTGGCATGATTCCAAAGGTAACCTGTTGTGTGCGATCGCTTGCCCAAGGGGTTCGAGCCGCTCACATTATTGATGGTCGCATTCCCCATGCCCTGCTTTTGGAAATCTTCACCGATGAGGGGATTGGCTCAATGATTGTAGCATCGGAATTTATGCGTACCGCCGTCTCGTTTAGTAGCCAATCCGAATCCTAA
- a CDS encoding ABC transporter permease yields MNSLLPLPLSKTPKGSQFRTILADTLTIFWGEWLDLRVRIVQVAAAGLVSPLIYIIGFGLGLGSALDATMKPAAGDNYLQFILPGMIALSSMTISFGGTTFSICGDRIFTKTFEETLLVPVHPLALYLGRMLAGIVRGMMTSCSVILVALIFTGKFASFLNPLFLLLLVLNCAVFAGLGVIVGLNVKSLESVGLYNNFVIVPMSFLGATFFDPATLPTVLKGVVYLLPLTYTSVGLRAAAYLPLSQFPWYSIPILLVVAIALAVAGAYQFAHQQD; encoded by the coding sequence GTGAATTCTTTGCTTCCGCTTCCGTTAAGCAAAACCCCGAAAGGCTCACAATTCCGAACCATTCTGGCAGACACTCTCACCATTTTTTGGGGAGAGTGGTTAGATTTGCGGGTGCGAATTGTACAAGTCGCGGCGGCTGGCTTGGTGTCACCCCTGATTTACATTATCGGATTTGGTTTGGGGCTGGGGAGTGCGTTGGACGCAACTATGAAACCTGCCGCTGGTGATAACTATTTGCAGTTTATTCTGCCGGGAATGATTGCTTTGTCTTCGATGACGATTAGTTTTGGCGGCACTACTTTTTCCATTTGTGGCGATCGCATTTTTACTAAAACCTTTGAGGAAACTCTCCTCGTCCCCGTGCATCCCTTGGCACTGTATTTAGGTAGAATGCTGGCTGGAATTGTCCGTGGGATGATGACGTCCTGTTCCGTGATTTTAGTCGCCCTAATCTTCACAGGCAAGTTTGCCAGTTTCTTAAATCCCTTGTTCTTGCTATTACTGGTGCTTAATTGTGCTGTATTTGCGGGTTTGGGGGTAATTGTCGGATTAAATGTGAAGTCGCTGGAATCGGTTGGACTGTACAATAACTTCGTGATTGTTCCCATGTCGTTTTTGGGCGCAACGTTTTTTGATCCGGCTACGTTACCTACGGTGCTCAAAGGAGTTGTGTATCTGCTGCCTCTCACCTATACCAGTGTGGGGCTACGTGCGGCGGCTTACTTACCGCTCTCCCAATTTCCCTGGTATTCTATACCAATTCTCCTAGTGGTTGCGATCGCGCTTGCCGTGGCTGGAGCTTACCAATTTGCTCACCAACAAGATTAA
- a CDS encoding carotenoid oxygenase family protein, with translation MIATTANPFLEGNFAPIRNEITADSLTVIGQLPLDLSGMFVRNGPNPQFPPIGQYHWFDGDGMLHGVQIGNGQAQYHNRYIQTQGFNIERDAGHAIWTGLLEPPQLDNPHGPGKNTANTALIWHAGQFFALWEGGAPHAIKLPSLDTAGVYTYDQKLVSPFTAHPKVDPVTGEMMFFGYSPAAPPYLHYGIVSASGELLRTVPIDLPIGVMMHDFAITEHYTIFMDLPLTFSPQRMQRGEPVLMFEPERPSRFGIVPRYGDNHNIRWFESPACYVFHTLNAYEEGDEVVLVACRMSRTSVLVSEPTPGETDGDQARLYRWRFNLNTGTVQEEALDERPSDFPRVNEQYLGRATRYGYTARLAPDPIPLFDGLIKYDLSNGSSQTHEFGAGRYGGEAVFVPRSGATAEDDGWLVTFVYDTGEETSELVVVNAQDVSAEPVARVLMPQRVPYGFHGAWVSQEQLINTK, from the coding sequence ATGATCGCAACAACAGCCAATCCTTTTCTAGAGGGTAATTTTGCGCCGATACGCAACGAAATCACAGCAGATTCCCTCACCGTCATCGGTCAATTGCCTCTTGACTTATCCGGGATGTTCGTGCGGAATGGCCCAAATCCCCAATTTCCACCAATCGGTCAGTATCACTGGTTTGATGGGGATGGAATGTTACATGGGGTGCAAATTGGCAACGGTCAAGCCCAATATCACAACCGCTATATCCAAACCCAAGGCTTTAATATTGAACGGGATGCGGGTCATGCCATCTGGACTGGACTCTTAGAACCCCCCCAACTGGATAACCCTCACGGCCCCGGTAAGAATACGGCAAACACCGCTCTGATATGGCACGCGGGTCAATTTTTCGCCCTTTGGGAAGGGGGTGCGCCTCACGCGATTAAGCTTCCTAGTTTAGATACGGCTGGAGTTTACACCTATGATCAAAAGCTGGTTTCTCCCTTCACGGCTCATCCTAAGGTAGACCCGGTCACGGGTGAGATGATGTTCTTTGGTTACTCCCCTGCTGCACCCCCCTACCTGCACTATGGCATCGTTTCTGCTTCTGGGGAACTGTTGCGAACTGTACCCATTGACTTGCCCATCGGTGTGATGATGCATGATTTTGCCATCACTGAGCATTACACCATTTTTATGGATTTGCCCCTCACCTTCAGCCCGCAACGGATGCAACGGGGTGAGCCAGTGTTAATGTTTGAGCCAGAACGCCCCAGTCGTTTCGGTATCGTCCCTCGCTATGGCGACAATCACAACATCCGCTGGTTCGAGAGTCCTGCCTGCTATGTGTTCCATACTCTTAACGCCTATGAGGAGGGAGATGAGGTGGTACTGGTTGCCTGCCGGATGAGTCGCACCAGCGTTTTAGTCTCAGAACCGACGCCGGGTGAAACGGATGGAGATCAGGCTCGTCTGTATCGCTGGCGGTTTAATCTCAATACTGGTACTGTTCAAGAAGAAGCGCTTGATGAGCGTCCATCAGATTTTCCTCGCGTGAATGAACAGTACTTGGGACGGGCGACACGATACGGCTATACGGCAAGGTTAGCACCCGATCCGATACCCTTATTCGATGGTCTAATTAAGTACGACTTGAGCAATGGCAGTTCCCAGACTCACGAATTTGGCGCGGGACGCTATGGCGGCGAGGCGGTATTTGTTCCTCGCTCTGGTGCAACGGCTGAGGATGACGGCTGGCTCGTTACTTTTGTTTATGATACGGGTGAGGAGACTTCTGAACTCGTGGTGGTGAATGCCCAAGATGTAAGCGCTGAGCCTGTGGCGCGAGTCTTGATGCCTCAACGGGTACCTTATGGTTTTCATGGTGCTTGGGTGTCGCAGGAACAGCTTATTAATACCAAATGA
- a CDS encoding shikimate kinase, protein MKELKGINVFLVGMMGTGKTTVGDLLARQLGYSFVDTDNVIEKAAGKSINQIFADEGEEAFRQLESEVLSHLSAHTRLTVATGGGIVLKRFNWSYLHHGLVIWLDSPVEVLMARLQNDTTRPLLQNDNPAQALQTILDQRRNLYAEADLHIQISAEDRPEQIVSRIMAEIPHKLKSDD, encoded by the coding sequence GTGAAGGAATTAAAAGGAATTAATGTTTTTCTCGTTGGCATGATGGGTACGGGAAAGACAACGGTAGGAGATTTATTAGCCCGTCAGCTAGGCTACAGTTTTGTTGACACCGATAATGTCATCGAGAAAGCGGCAGGTAAAAGTATTAATCAGATTTTTGCCGATGAGGGTGAAGAGGCATTTCGCCAACTCGAATCTGAAGTCCTTTCCCACTTATCGGCTCACACGCGGTTGACTGTGGCAACTGGGGGTGGCATCGTACTCAAGCGATTTAACTGGAGTTATCTGCATCACGGCTTGGTGATTTGGTTAGATTCACCCGTGGAGGTGTTAATGGCTCGCCTGCAAAACGATACGACTCGCCCTTTACTACAAAACGATAATCCCGCGCAAGCCTTGCAAACAATTCTTGACCAACGCCGCAATCTTTACGCCGAAGCTGACCTTCACATCCAAATTAGCGCGGAGGATAGGCCGGAACAGATTGTCTCACGCATCATGGCTGAGATTCCTCACAAGCTGAAATCGGACGATTAG
- a CDS encoding flavin prenyltransferase UbiX, translating into MANPLILGVTGASGLIYAVRALKFLLEADYAIELVASKSAYMVWQAEQDIRMPPEPEQQEHFWRQQAGVAEGGKLMCHRSGDVGAAIASGSFRTSGMVIIPCSMSTVAKLAAGLSSDLLERAADVQLKEGRQLVIVPRETPFSLIHLRNLTTLAEAGARIVPAIPAWYHNPQTIEDLVDFVVARAFDQLDIDCIPMKRWQGG; encoded by the coding sequence ATGGCAAATCCTCTCATCTTAGGCGTCACCGGAGCCTCCGGCTTAATTTATGCTGTACGGGCGTTAAAATTTCTGCTGGAGGCTGACTATGCGATCGAACTGGTGGCTTCAAAATCAGCTTACATGGTCTGGCAAGCCGAGCAGGATATTCGGATGCCCCCAGAACCCGAACAACAAGAGCATTTCTGGCGTCAGCAAGCGGGGGTAGCTGAGGGCGGGAAGCTCATGTGTCACCGTTCGGGTGATGTGGGAGCCGCGATCGCCAGTGGCTCTTTCCGCACGTCAGGCATGGTGATTATTCCTTGTAGTATGAGTACCGTCGCCAAATTAGCGGCTGGCTTAAGTTCCGATTTGCTGGAGCGTGCGGCGGATGTTCAGCTCAAAGAAGGGCGTCAACTGGTGATTGTGCCCCGCGAGACACCGTTTAGTTTGATTCACTTGCGTAACCTAACCACCCTCGCCGAAGCCGGAGCCAGAATTGTTCCTGCTATCCCGGCTTGGTACCACAATCCCCAAACCATTGAGGATTTGGTGGACTTTGTGGTGGCGCGTGCCTTTGACCAACTCGATATTGATTGTATTCCGATGAAGCGTTGGCAAGGAGGGTGA